Proteins from a genomic interval of Rosa chinensis cultivar Old Blush chromosome 2, RchiOBHm-V2, whole genome shotgun sequence:
- the LOC112184346 gene encoding uncharacterized protein LOC112184346 has product MSRAEMVLKETMHKSKVFYDKTLQNLKSFFCGGYKKLPKSLSLNPCFCGSDLKYYPRDEFYTDYYDEWEPTIDEVKKRDSTSKETIKDEDPCSDSFMMFPKQSPKKSKQEGGLLRDKKSSGGSRDLGKGKDQLSFQNMNGNRGSNVLAKRMKEFEMVDAGDVEQVLDVEEALHYYSRLKSPVYLDIVDKFFLDMYSDFSVPPAPSISINNSKQRVGSRRLGSRRLGSIRL; this is encoded by the coding sequence ATGAGCCGAGCAGAAATGGTCCTAAAAGAAACCATGCACAAAAGTAAGGTCTTCTATGACAAAACTCTTCAAAACCTCAAAAGCTTCTTCTGTGGAGGATACAAAAAACTACCCAAATCCCTTTCCTTGAATCCTTGCTTTTGTGGGAGTGACCTGAAATATTACCCAAGAGATGAGTTTTACACTGATTATTATGATGAGTGGGAGCCTACTATAGATGAGGTGAAGAAGAGAGATAGTACATCAAAAGAAACAATCAAGGATGAGGATCCATGTAGTGACAGCTTCATGATGTTTCCAAAGCAAAGTCCTAAGAAGAGCAAACAAGAAGGGGGATTGTTAAGGGATAAGAAGTCTAGTGGAGGCTCTCGTGATCTTGGAAAAGGAAAGGACCAGTTATCATTCCAGAACATGAATGGTAATAGAGGGAGCAATGTTTTAGCGAAAAGGATGAAGGAGTTTGAAATGGTGGATGCAGGTGATGTGGAGCAGGTGTTGGATGTAGAAGAGGCACTTCACTACTACTCTCGCCTCAAAAGTCCGGTGTACCTTGACATTGTTGACAAGTTTTTCTTAGATATGTACTCAGATTTCTCCGTCCCACCAGCACCATCGATCAGCATCAACAATTCAAAGCAGAGAGTTGGCTCCCGGAGACTTGGCTCCCGAAGACTTGGCTCCATTAGGTTGTAG